Proteins from one Hyphomicrobiales bacterium genomic window:
- a CDS encoding aminomethyltransferase family protein, which translates to PAGRFAKTTPLTPVLEAEGAAFTTVNGWERVEYIKPTEDFHPSLGFNFDEAFDVVKQEIANIQQNVGMTEVSGFNRFEITGTDRHAFLDRMICGTVTKRTNRVGLGYLLNHHGMVKGEATIANLPASDRGPDRVWYGSAAASEFHDMDWLQSHVRRNEDVHIRSLTNDQTILILAGPKARSVLSDCARGDWSKAAFPWLSVRECFIDFAPATVMAVSFSGELAYEIHIPNASLYAAYRALRGAGKAHGMKLFGARAVESMRMEKGFLHWKSDLLTEFDPFETGLGRFVKMDKGDFIGKQALTKRVSKKPAKRLVTLQIDTTHAPAHGGGSLIVNSNVVGTITSGDWGHRVNMNLAYAFIDAAFAEHGCEMELDLCGDLVKATVIPSSPYDPDFEKLRS; encoded by the coding sequence GCCCTGCTGGGCGCTTTGCTAAGACCACACCCCTCACCCCCGTGCTAGAGGCTGAGGGTGCCGCTTTCACAACGGTCAACGGATGGGAGCGGGTTGAGTACATCAAACCAACTGAAGACTTCCACCCATCACTCGGCTTCAACTTTGATGAGGCATTTGATGTGGTGAAACAGGAAATCGCGAACATTCAGCAAAATGTCGGCATGACGGAGGTGAGTGGCTTCAACCGTTTTGAGATCACAGGCACAGACCGCCACGCCTTTCTTGATCGCATGATCTGCGGCACAGTGACAAAGCGCACCAACCGCGTAGGCCTCGGCTATCTGCTCAATCATCATGGCATGGTAAAAGGCGAAGCAACCATCGCCAATTTACCAGCAAGCGACAGAGGACCAGATCGAGTTTGGTACGGGTCCGCTGCCGCCAGTGAATTTCACGACATGGACTGGCTGCAATCACATGTACGCCGTAATGAAGATGTGCACATTCGAAGCCTCACCAATGATCAAACCATCCTCATCCTCGCCGGACCAAAGGCGCGCAGTGTATTGTCTGATTGCGCGCGCGGTGATTGGTCGAAGGCAGCTTTCCCTTGGCTGAGTGTTCGCGAATGCTTCATCGATTTTGCCCCTGCCACCGTTATGGCTGTCAGCTTTTCAGGCGAGCTGGCTTATGAAATCCACATTCCAAACGCCTCGCTATATGCAGCTTACCGCGCCTTGCGTGGGGCGGGAAAAGCGCACGGTATGAAGCTCTTCGGAGCACGGGCTGTTGAATCCATGCGGATGGAAAAAGGGTTCCTCCATTGGAAATCCGATCTCCTCACAGAGTTCGATCCCTTTGAGACAGGCTTGGGTCGTTTCGTGAAAATGGATAAAGGCGATTTTATCGGCAAACAGGCGTTAACAAAACGCGTTTCAAAGAAGCCAGCGAAGCGCCTTGTCACTCTGCAAATTGACACAACCCATGCCCCTGCCCACGGCGGCGGTTCTTTGATAGTGAATAGTAACGTAGTCGGCACCATCACCTCAGGCGATTGGGGTCACCGCGTTAACATGAACCTTGCCTATGCCTTCATTGATGCAGCATTCGCGGAACACGGATGTGAGATGGAATTGGACTTATGTGGCGACCTTGTGAAAGCAACAGTGATCCCCTCTTCCCCTTATGACCCCGACTTTGAAAAACTCCGCAGCTAA
- a CDS encoding TetR/AcrR family transcriptional regulator codes for MRKTELSHDDLKKKAVLEAERLAQTGGLAAVSMRPVAKAAQCSPGTLYNVIGDLDELILLVNARTTDAITECLEEAAKKSEDPVQRIYDMAEAYVTLGMSDARLWSVLFDYVYPETRELPEWYSKVLSMPVVVIQQAVGPAFKTEEQCTRFVAEIWVSLHGVLTLAMKGKLVYLSDKTVEGFVKDLITTHLNAHGCL; via the coding sequence ATGAGAAAAACTGAACTTTCGCATGATGATTTGAAGAAAAAGGCCGTTTTAGAGGCTGAACGGCTTGCGCAAACAGGGGGCTTGGCGGCTGTTTCTATGCGTCCTGTGGCAAAGGCGGCGCAATGTTCTCCGGGTACTTTGTATAATGTGATTGGAGATTTGGACGAGTTGATTTTGCTGGTGAACGCCCGCACGACTGATGCCATCACCGAATGTTTGGAAGAGGCGGCGAAAAAATCGGAGGATCCCGTTCAACGTATTTATGACATGGCGGAAGCTTATGTAACGCTTGGTATGTCTGATGCGCGTTTGTGGTCTGTCTTGTTTGATTATGTCTATCCAGAAACACGCGAATTGCCTGAATGGTATAGCAAGGTGTTATCAATGCCGGTTGTGGTCATTCAGCAGGCGGTTGGTCCGGCCTTTAAAACTGAAGAACAATGCACACGTTTTGTCGCGGAAATTTGGGTGTCACTGCATGGCGTGCTCACCTTGGCGATGAAGGGTAAGCTGGTTTATTTAAGCGATAAGACGGTTGAAGGCTTCGTCAAAGATTTGATCACAACCCATCTCAATGCCCATGGTTGCCTTTAG